A single window of Streptomyces griseoviridis DNA harbors:
- a CDS encoding NUDIX hydrolase: MPAEPADTPGDGVRTVARVVLLDPDDRILLLHGHEPDDTSDDWWFTPGGGVEGDETLEEAARRELREETGITEIELGPLVWRRRCSFPFAGRRWDQDESYFLARTAQTATEPAGLTELERRSVAGARWWTCRELTRAHETVYPTRLAEMLTRLLDDGPPATPEILETEIV, translated from the coding sequence GTGCCCGCTGAACCCGCCGACACCCCGGGCGACGGCGTGCGCACGGTCGCCCGAGTGGTCCTGCTCGACCCCGACGACCGCATCCTGCTCCTGCACGGGCACGAGCCGGACGACACCTCGGACGACTGGTGGTTCACCCCCGGCGGCGGTGTCGAGGGCGACGAGACCTTGGAGGAGGCCGCCAGGCGGGAACTCCGCGAGGAGACCGGGATCACCGAGATCGAGCTGGGCCCGCTGGTGTGGCGCCGCCGCTGCTCCTTCCCCTTCGCGGGACGGCGCTGGGACCAGGACGAGTCGTACTTCCTGGCCCGCACGGCCCAGACCGCGACCGAGCCGGCCGGGCTCACCGAACTGGAACGGCGCAGTGTCGCCGGAGCGCGCTGGTGGACGTGTCGGGAACTGACCCGGGCCCATGAGACGGTGTATCCGACCAGACTCGCCGAGATGCTGACCAGACTGCTCGACGACGGTCCACCGGCCACACCCGAGATCCTTGAGACGGAAATCGTCTAG
- a CDS encoding DUF2469 domain-containing protein, whose product MSAEDLEKYETEMELKLYREYRDVVGLFKYVIETERRFYLTNDYEMQVHSVQGEVFFEVSMADAWVWDMYRPARFVKQVRVLTFKDVNIEELNKSDLELPGG is encoded by the coding sequence ATGAGCGCCGAGGACCTCGAAAAGTACGAGACCGAGATGGAGCTGAAGCTCTACCGGGAGTACCGCGATGTCGTCGGTCTGTTCAAATACGTGATCGAGACCGAGCGGCGTTTCTATCTCACCAACGACTACGAGATGCAGGTGCACTCGGTCCAGGGTGAGGTCTTCTTCGAGGTGTCGATGGCGGACGCCTGGGTGTGGGACATGTACAGGCCGGCCCGCTTCGTGAAACAGGTTCGGGTCCTCACGTTCAAGGACGTGAACATCGAAGAGCTGAACAAGAGCGACCTGGAGCTTCCGGGGGGCTGA
- a CDS encoding YraN family protein: protein MSTYGRTQDSTDGGTHGPANANATANATTNGDARRGALGRYGEELAARRLAEAGMTVLARNWRCGRTGEIDIVAGDGDTLVVCEVKTRRGGSYEHPMAAVTPDKARRLRDLAERWIHTHGGAPPGGVRIDLVGVTLPDRGAPVVEHARGVA from the coding sequence ATGAGCACATACGGCAGGACACAGGACAGCACGGACGGCGGGACACACGGACCCGCGAACGCGAACGCGACCGCGAACGCGACCACGAACGGCGACGCGCGCCGTGGCGCGCTGGGCAGGTACGGCGAGGAGCTGGCCGCCCGGCGGCTCGCCGAGGCCGGGATGACGGTCCTTGCGCGCAACTGGCGCTGCGGCAGGACCGGCGAGATCGACATCGTGGCCGGCGACGGCGACACCCTCGTCGTCTGCGAGGTCAAGACCCGCAGGGGCGGCTCCTACGAGCATCCGATGGCCGCGGTGACCCCCGACAAGGCGCGGCGGCTGCGGGACCTCGCCGAGCGCTGGATCCACACCCACGGCGGGGCCCCGCCCGGCGGCGTCCGGATCGACCTGGTCGGGGTCACCCTCCCCGACCGCGGCGCACCCGTGGTCGAGCACGCGCGGGGGGTGGCCTGA
- a CDS encoding YifB family Mg chelatase-like AAA ATPase, with amino-acid sequence MGFARTCSVALVGVEGVVVEVQADLEPGVAAFTLVGLPDKSLSESRDRVRAAVVNSGTAWPSKKLTVGLSPASVPKAGSGFDLAVACAILGAAERIDPRVMVDLVMIGELGLDGRVRPVRGILPAVIAAADAGYDQVVVPECAAAEASLVPGVSVLGVRSLRQLIAVLADEPVPEEEPDDLGRPDPLMAGLRVPGTGAATGMHAAPDQGHDLADVVGQLSARTAVEVAAAGGHHLFLEGPPGAGKTMLAERLPAILPALGRQESLEVTAVHSVAGLLPPGKPMIDVAPYCAPHHSATMQALVGGGHGIARPGAVSLSHRGVLFLDETPEFSGQALDALRQPLEAGHVVIARSAGVVRFPAKFLMVLAANPCPCGRFTLADDFCECPPSAIRRYQARLSGPLLDRVDLRVQVDRVTRAQLTERGARGESTAAVADRVRAARERAAARLAGTPWRSNSEVPGRELRSRWHAERGAMDEAEGGLERGVLTARGLDRVLRVAWSVADLVGHARPDATDVALALQLRTGVPRGVPMAIGGLR; translated from the coding sequence ATGGGGTTCGCACGGACCTGCTCGGTGGCGCTGGTCGGCGTCGAGGGAGTCGTCGTCGAGGTCCAGGCCGACCTGGAGCCCGGGGTGGCCGCGTTCACGCTGGTCGGGCTGCCGGACAAGAGCCTGAGCGAGAGCCGGGACCGGGTACGGGCGGCGGTGGTCAACTCCGGGACGGCGTGGCCGTCGAAGAAACTCACCGTGGGGCTGAGCCCGGCCTCGGTGCCCAAGGCCGGCTCCGGGTTCGACCTCGCCGTCGCCTGCGCGATCCTCGGCGCCGCCGAGCGGATCGACCCCCGCGTGATGGTGGACCTCGTGATGATCGGGGAGCTGGGTCTCGACGGGCGGGTGCGGCCGGTCCGGGGCATCCTGCCCGCGGTGATCGCCGCCGCCGACGCGGGCTACGACCAGGTCGTCGTGCCCGAGTGCGCCGCCGCCGAGGCGTCGCTCGTGCCCGGGGTCTCGGTGCTCGGGGTGCGCAGCCTGCGGCAGCTCATCGCCGTCCTCGCCGACGAACCGGTGCCCGAGGAGGAGCCCGACGACCTCGGCCGCCCCGATCCGCTCATGGCGGGCCTCCGGGTCCCGGGCACCGGCGCGGCCACCGGGATGCACGCGGCGCCCGACCAGGGGCACGACCTCGCCGACGTGGTCGGCCAGCTGTCGGCCAGGACGGCCGTCGAGGTCGCCGCCGCCGGAGGCCACCACCTCTTCCTGGAGGGTCCGCCGGGCGCGGGCAAGACGATGCTCGCCGAACGGCTGCCCGCGATCCTGCCCGCCCTCGGCCGCCAGGAGTCCCTTGAGGTCACCGCGGTCCACTCGGTGGCGGGGCTGCTGCCACCGGGCAAACCCATGATCGACGTCGCCCCGTACTGCGCCCCGCACCACTCGGCCACCATGCAGGCGCTGGTGGGCGGCGGACACGGAATCGCACGGCCGGGCGCGGTGTCCCTCTCCCACCGGGGCGTGCTCTTTCTCGACGAGACCCCCGAGTTCAGCGGGCAGGCGCTCGACGCGCTGCGCCAGCCCCTGGAGGCGGGACATGTCGTCATCGCGCGGAGCGCGGGCGTCGTGCGGTTCCCGGCGAAGTTCCTGATGGTGCTCGCGGCCAACCCCTGCCCGTGCGGCCGGTTCACCCTCGCGGACGACTTCTGCGAGTGCCCGCCGTCCGCGATCCGCCGCTACCAGGCCCGCCTCTCCGGGCCGCTGCTCGACCGGGTCGACCTCCGGGTCCAGGTGGACCGGGTGACCCGGGCCCAGCTGACCGAGCGCGGGGCCAGGGGCGAGTCGACGGCGGCGGTCGCCGACCGGGTCAGGGCGGCGCGGGAACGGGCCGCGGCCCGCCTCGCCGGCACCCCGTGGCGCTCCAACAGCGAGGTGCCGGGACGCGAGCTGCGCAGCCGGTGGCACGCGGAGCGGGGCGCCATGGACGAGGCCGAGGGCGGTCTCGAACGGGGCGTCCTCACCGCCCGCGGGCTCGACCGGGTCCTGCGGGTCGCCTGGAGCGTCGCCGACCTGGTCGGCCACGCCAGGCCCGACGCGACGGACGTGGCGCTGGCACTGCAACTGCGCACGGGGGTGCCCCGAGGGGTGCCGATGGCCATCGGGGGATTGCGGTGA
- the dprA gene encoding DNA-processing protein DprA produces the protein MLEPGDEVGGRWLREWGAVEVARRLRDGGPQLVGVTDRRWAGLLARARDGGARRDLDTARRAGVRFVCPGDVEWPRQLDDLGDGRPLGLWVRGRPSLRMWALRSVAVVGARACTEYGAQVAATLASGLAERGWVVVSGGAFGVDGAAHRGALGAGGATVAVLACGVDRPYPRGHTELFARIAEQGLVIGELPPGEHPTASRFVVRNRVIAALTRGTVVVEAAHRSGSLSTARAALRLGRHTMGVPGPVTSGLSAGVHELLRADAVLVTGAAEVVELVGEMGDLAPVGQGPVLPRDLLEPAARQVLAALPGSGTAGVALIARGAQTTEDDAVARLYELRSLGYVERHGDGWKLTRQAVISVRAPRSRRGPGGLGRPGEA, from the coding sequence GTGCTCGAACCCGGGGACGAGGTGGGCGGGCGGTGGCTCCGGGAGTGGGGGGCCGTCGAGGTGGCGCGGCGGCTGCGGGACGGCGGGCCGCAACTCGTCGGGGTGACCGACCGGCGGTGGGCCGGGCTGCTGGCACGGGCGCGGGACGGCGGGGCGCGACGGGATCTCGACACCGCCCGCCGGGCGGGCGTGCGGTTCGTGTGCCCGGGGGACGTCGAGTGGCCCCGGCAGCTGGACGACCTCGGGGACGGCCGGCCGCTGGGGCTGTGGGTGCGGGGGCGGCCCAGCCTGCGGATGTGGGCGCTCAGATCCGTCGCCGTGGTCGGCGCCCGCGCCTGCACCGAGTACGGCGCCCAGGTGGCCGCCACCCTCGCCTCCGGCCTCGCCGAACGCGGCTGGGTGGTGGTGTCCGGCGGTGCCTTCGGGGTCGACGGCGCCGCGCACCGGGGCGCCCTCGGGGCGGGCGGCGCCACCGTCGCCGTGCTGGCCTGCGGGGTCGACCGGCCCTACCCGCGCGGGCACACGGAGTTGTTCGCCAGGATCGCGGAACAGGGACTGGTGATCGGCGAGTTGCCGCCCGGCGAGCATCCGACGGCCAGCAGATTCGTCGTCCGCAACCGGGTCATCGCCGCCCTGACCAGGGGCACCGTCGTCGTGGAGGCCGCCCACCGCAGCGGCTCCCTGTCCACCGCGCGGGCCGCGCTGCGGCTCGGGCGGCACACCATGGGGGTGCCGGGTCCTGTCACCAGCGGGCTCTCCGCCGGGGTGCACGAACTGCTGCGCGCGGACGCCGTGCTGGTCACCGGCGCGGCGGAAGTCGTCGAGCTGGTGGGGGAGATGGGCGACCTCGCACCGGTGGGACAGGGGCCCGTGCTCCCGCGCGACCTGCTCGAACCCGCCGCCCGGCAGGTCCTCGCCGCGCTGCCGGGCAGCGGCACGGCCGGGGTCGCCCTGATCGCCCGCGGGGCGCAGACCACCGAGGACGACGCGGTCGCGAGGCTGTACGAGCTCCGCTCACTCGGGTACGTCGAACGACATGGCGACGGCTGGAAGTTGACACGCCAGGCGGTGATCTCGGTCCGCGCGCCCCGAAGTCGGCGCGGACCGGGCGGGCTGGGCCGTCCGGGGGAAGCCTGA
- the whiG gene encoding RNA polymerase sigma factor WhiG yields MPQHTSGSDRAAIPPAARDGGGVRPPAPSTLDELWRSYKTTGDERLREQLILHYSPLVKYVAGRVSVGLPPNVEQADFVSSGVFGLIDAIEKFDVDREIKFETYAITRIRGAMIDELRALDWIPRSVRQKARNVERAYATLEARLRRTPSEGEVAAELGIAVDDLHAVFSQLSLANVVALEELLHVGGESGDRLSLMDTLEDTAADNPVEVAEDRELRRFLARAINTLPDREKTVVTLYYYEGLTLAEIGNVLGVTESRVSQIHTKSVLQLRAKLASFGR; encoded by the coding sequence ATGCCTCAGCACACCTCCGGGTCCGACCGGGCGGCCATCCCCCCAGCCGCCCGTGACGGTGGCGGCGTCCGGCCGCCGGCGCCGTCGACGCTCGACGAACTGTGGCGGTCGTACAAGACGACGGGCGACGAGCGGTTGCGGGAGCAGCTGATCCTGCACTACTCGCCGCTGGTGAAGTACGTCGCGGGCCGGGTGAGCGTCGGCCTGCCGCCCAACGTCGAGCAGGCCGACTTCGTCTCCTCCGGGGTGTTCGGGCTGATCGACGCGATCGAGAAGTTCGACGTCGACCGGGAGATCAAGTTCGAGACGTACGCGATCACCCGGATCCGGGGCGCGATGATCGACGAGCTGCGCGCGCTCGACTGGATCCCGCGATCCGTGCGGCAGAAGGCGCGGAACGTGGAGCGGGCGTACGCGACCCTGGAGGCGCGGCTCAGGCGCACCCCCTCGGAGGGCGAGGTGGCCGCCGAGCTGGGCATCGCGGTCGACGACCTGCACGCGGTGTTCAGCCAGTTGTCGCTGGCCAACGTAGTGGCGCTGGAGGAACTGCTGCACGTGGGCGGCGAGAGCGGCGACCGGCTCAGCCTCATGGACACCCTGGAGGACACCGCCGCCGACAACCCGGTGGAGGTCGCCGAGGACCGGGAGCTGCGGCGGTTCCTGGCGCGGGCCATCAACACGCTGCCCGACCGTGAGAAGACCGTCGTGACCCTCTACTACTACGAGGGGCTCACGCTCGCGGAGATCGGCAACGTGCTCGGGGTCACCGAGAGCCGGGTCAGCCAGATCCACACCAAGTCCGTGCTCCAGCTGCGCGCCAAGCTGGCGAGTTTCGGCCGCTGA
- a CDS encoding TetR/AcrR family transcriptional regulator → MAEHRTMQRAALLDAARSLLSEGGTEALTFPALAERTGLARSSVYEYFRSRAAVVEELCEVDFPVWAAEVSLAMERAGTPEGKVEAYVRRQLALVGDRRHRAVVAISASELDAGAREKIRAAHGGLVAMIVEALAELGHAEPRLAAMLLQGVVDAAVRRIELGAAEEPETITEAAVAMALRGVRG, encoded by the coding sequence GTGGCCGAGCACCGGACGATGCAGCGAGCCGCCCTGCTGGACGCGGCGCGGTCCCTCCTGTCCGAGGGCGGTACGGAGGCGCTGACCTTCCCCGCGCTGGCCGAGCGGACGGGGCTCGCGCGGTCCTCCGTGTACGAGTACTTCAGGTCGCGGGCGGCCGTGGTCGAGGAGCTGTGCGAGGTCGACTTCCCGGTCTGGGCGGCCGAGGTCTCGCTGGCGATGGAGCGGGCCGGGACGCCGGAGGGCAAGGTCGAGGCGTATGTGCGCCGGCAGCTCGCGCTGGTCGGCGACCGCCGCCACCGGGCCGTCGTCGCCATCTCCGCGAGCGAGCTGGACGCCGGCGCCCGGGAGAAGATCCGGGCCGCGCACGGCGGGCTCGTCGCGATGATCGTCGAGGCCCTCGCGGAGCTGGGGCACGCCGAACCCCGGCTCGCCGCGATGCTCCTCCAGGGCGTCGTGGACGCGGCGGTCCGCCGTATCGAGCTGGGCGCGGCGGAGGAACCGGAGACGATCACGGAGGCGGCGGTCGCGATGGCCCTGCGGGGCGTGCGGGGCTGA
- the rpsB gene encoding 30S ribosomal protein S2, whose product MAVVTMRELLESGVHFGHQTRRWNPKMKRFIFTERNGIYIIDLLQSLSYIDRAYEFVKETVAHGGTVMFVGTKKQAQEAIAEQATRVGMPYVNQRWLGGMLTNFSTVYKRLQRLKELEQIDFDDVAASGLTKKELLVLSREKAKLEKTLGGIREMQKVPSAVWIVDTKKEHIAVGEARKLNIPVVAILDTNCDPDEVDYKIPGNDDAIRSVTLLTRVIADAVAEGLISRSGVATGDKGEKAASEPLAEWERDLLEGEKKADDAEVQTSAETEKVADAEQAEAPAEAAVEAPAEEAAEAPAEAPAADAEQA is encoded by the coding sequence ATGGCCGTCGTCACGATGCGGGAGCTGCTGGAAAGCGGCGTCCACTTCGGTCACCAGACCCGTCGCTGGAACCCGAAGATGAAGCGCTTCATCTTCACCGAGCGCAACGGCATCTACATCATCGACCTGCTCCAGTCGCTGTCGTACATCGACCGCGCCTACGAGTTCGTCAAGGAGACCGTCGCCCACGGCGGCACGGTCATGTTCGTCGGCACGAAGAAGCAGGCGCAGGAGGCCATCGCCGAGCAGGCCACCCGCGTCGGCATGCCCTACGTCAACCAGCGCTGGCTGGGCGGCATGCTCACCAACTTCTCCACCGTCTACAAGCGTCTGCAGCGCCTCAAGGAGCTTGAGCAGATCGACTTCGACGACGTCGCCGCGTCGGGTCTCACCAAGAAGGAGCTTCTCGTGCTGTCGCGCGAGAAGGCCAAGCTGGAGAAGACCCTCGGTGGTATCCGCGAGATGCAGAAGGTGCCCAGCGCCGTCTGGATCGTGGACACCAAGAAGGAGCACATCGCGGTCGGTGAGGCCCGGAAGCTCAACATCCCGGTCGTCGCCATCCTCGACACCAACTGCGACCCCGACGAGGTCGACTACAAGATCCCGGGCAACGACGACGCGATCCGCTCCGTCACCCTGCTCACCCGCGTGATCGCCGACGCCGTCGCCGAGGGCCTCATCTCCCGTTCCGGCGTCGCCACCGGTGACAAGGGCGAGAAGGCCGCCAGCGAGCCGCTGGCCGAGTGGGAGCGCGACCTGCTCGAGGGCGAGAAGAAGGCCGACGACGCCGAGGTCCAGACCTCCGCCGAGACCGAGAAGGTCGCCGACGCCGAGCAGGCCGAGGCTCCGGCCGAAGCCGCCGTCGAGGCCCCTGCCGAGGAGGCCGCCGAGGCCCCCGCCGAGGCCCCGGCCGCGGACGCCGAGCAGGCCTGA
- the tsf gene encoding translation elongation factor Ts: protein MANYTAADVKKLRELTGAGMMDCKKALDEAEGNVDKAVEALRIKGQKGVAKREGRSAENGAVVSLIADDNTSGVLVELKCETDFVAKGDKFQTVARQIAEHVAKTSPADLEALLASEIEAGKTVQAFVDEANANLGEKIVLDRFAQFSGGFVSAYMHRTMPDLPPQIGVLVELDKPNAEIAKGVAQHIAAFAPKYLAKDDVPADVIESERRIAEETTRAEGKPEAAIAKIVEGRLNGFFKDATLLGQPYALDNKKSVQKVLDEAGVTLKRFSRIKVGI, encoded by the coding sequence ATGGCGAACTACACCGCCGCCGACGTCAAGAAGCTCCGCGAGCTCACGGGCGCCGGCATGATGGACTGCAAGAAGGCGCTGGACGAGGCCGAGGGCAACGTCGACAAGGCCGTCGAGGCGCTCCGGATCAAGGGCCAGAAGGGCGTCGCCAAGCGCGAGGGCCGCTCCGCGGAGAACGGCGCCGTGGTGTCCCTCATCGCCGACGACAACACCTCCGGTGTCCTGGTCGAGCTGAAGTGCGAGACGGACTTCGTCGCCAAGGGCGACAAGTTCCAGACCGTGGCCCGGCAGATCGCCGAGCACGTCGCCAAGACCTCCCCGGCCGACCTGGAGGCGCTGCTCGCCTCCGAGATCGAGGCCGGCAAGACCGTCCAGGCGTTCGTCGACGAGGCCAACGCCAACCTCGGCGAGAAGATCGTCCTGGACCGCTTCGCGCAGTTCTCCGGCGGCTTCGTGAGCGCGTACATGCACCGCACGATGCCCGACCTGCCCCCGCAGATCGGTGTCCTCGTCGAGCTGGACAAGCCGAACGCCGAGATCGCCAAGGGTGTCGCCCAGCACATCGCCGCCTTCGCGCCGAAGTACCTGGCCAAGGACGACGTCCCGGCCGACGTCATCGAGTCCGAGCGGCGCATCGCCGAGGAGACCACCCGCGCCGAGGGCAAGCCCGAGGCCGCGATCGCCAAGATCGTCGAGGGTCGTCTCAACGGCTTCTTCAAGGACGCCACGCTGCTCGGCCAGCCGTACGCGCTCGACAACAAGAAGTCGGTCCAGAAGGTTCTGGACGAGGCCGGTGTCACCCTGAAGCGCTTCTCGCGCATCAAGGTCGGCATCTGA
- the pyrH gene encoding UMP kinase codes for MTTKPQKSDDGKVRGRFLLKLSGEAFSGGGGLGVDPDVVHKIAREIAAVVRDGAEVAVVIGGGNFFRGAELQQRGMDRARSDYMGMLGTVMNCLALQDFLEKEGIDSRVQTAITMGQVAEPYIPLRAVRHLEKGRVVIFGAGMGMPYFSTDTTAAQRALEIDAEALLMGKNGVDGVYDSDPKTNPDAVKFDALGYGEVITRDLKVADATAVTLCRDNKLPILVFELLAEGNIARAVKGEKIGTLVGDQDGRH; via the coding sequence ATGACCACCAAGCCCCAGAAAAGCGACGACGGCAAGGTACGCGGACGGTTTCTGCTGAAGCTGTCAGGAGAGGCGTTCTCCGGCGGCGGCGGCCTTGGCGTCGACCCCGACGTGGTGCACAAGATCGCCCGTGAGATCGCGGCCGTCGTCCGCGACGGCGCCGAGGTCGCCGTCGTCATCGGCGGCGGCAACTTCTTCCGCGGCGCCGAACTCCAGCAGCGCGGCATGGACCGGGCCCGCTCCGACTACATGGGCATGCTCGGCACCGTGATGAACTGCCTCGCCCTCCAGGACTTCCTGGAGAAGGAGGGCATCGACAGCCGCGTCCAGACCGCCATCACCATGGGCCAGGTCGCCGAGCCGTACATTCCGCTGCGCGCCGTGCGGCACCTGGAGAAGGGCCGTGTCGTCATCTTCGGCGCGGGCATGGGCATGCCGTACTTCTCCACCGACACCACCGCCGCCCAGCGCGCCCTGGAGATCGACGCCGAGGCGCTCCTCATGGGCAAGAACGGCGTGGACGGGGTCTACGACTCCGACCCCAAGACCAACCCCGACGCGGTCAAGTTCGACGCGCTCGGGTACGGCGAGGTCATCACCCGTGACCTCAAGGTCGCCGACGCCACCGCCGTCACGCTGTGCCGCGACAACAAGCTCCCGATCCTCGTCTTCGAGCTTCTGGCCGAGGGCAATATCGCCCGCGCCGTCAAGGGTGAGAAGATCGGCACGCTTGTGGGTGACCAGGACGGTCGGCACTGA
- the frr gene encoding ribosome recycling factor, with the protein MIEETLLEAEEKMEKAVVVAKEDFAAIRTGRAHPAMFNKIVADYYGAPTPINQLASFSVPEPRMAVVTPFDKTALRNIEQAIRDSDLGVNPSNDGNIIRVVFPELTEERRRDYIKVAKGKAEDSKVSIRSVRRKAKDAIDKLVKDGEVGEDEGRRAEKELDDTTAKYVAQVDELLKHKEAELLEV; encoded by the coding sequence GTGATCGAAGAGACCCTCCTCGAGGCCGAGGAGAAGATGGAGAAGGCCGTCGTGGTCGCCAAGGAGGACTTCGCCGCGATCCGTACCGGCAGGGCGCACCCGGCGATGTTCAACAAGATCGTGGCCGACTACTACGGCGCACCGACGCCGATCAACCAGCTGGCCTCGTTCTCCGTGCCGGAGCCGCGGATGGCCGTCGTGACCCCGTTCGACAAGACGGCCCTGCGCAACATCGAGCAGGCCATCCGCGACTCGGACCTGGGCGTCAACCCCAGCAACGACGGCAACATCATCCGCGTGGTGTTCCCCGAGCTGACCGAGGAGCGCCGCCGCGACTACATCAAGGTCGCCAAGGGCAAGGCCGAGGACTCCAAGGTGTCGATCCGCTCCGTGCGCCGCAAGGCCAAGGACGCCATCGACAAGCTCGTCAAGGACGGCGAGGTCGGCGAGGACGAGGGCCGCCGCGCGGAGAAGGAGCTCGACGACACCACCGCGAAGTACGTCGCCCAGGTGGACGAGCTGCTCAAGCACAAGGAAGCGGAGCTGCTCGAGGTCTGA
- a CDS encoding phosphatidate cytidylyltransferase: MNDSSWGAPQQTGYWGPPDQRPVQGAAPAGPAYDAPQAQQTRPMPIVPEGPASGGDQDDDRGAAPWSGPPFRDDTPHAPPHPAAQQNPEPMPDAPQPAPAPQKKSAGRDLGAAIGVGVGLGVVIVASLFFVKAAFVGVITVAVVVGLWELTSRLQERKGIKAPLVPLAVGGAAMVVAGYVRGPEGAWVAMALTALAVLVWRMTEPPEGYLKDVTAGVFAAFYVPFLATFVAMMLTADDGPWRVLTFLVLTVVSDTGAYAVGWRFGTHKLAPRISPGKTREGLIGAVTFAMVAGALCVQFLIDDGTWWQGLVIGFAVAATATLGDLGESMIKRDLGIKDMGTLLPGHGGIMDRLDSLLPTAPVVWLLLVLFVGSG; encoded by the coding sequence ATGAACGACTCTTCCTGGGGAGCGCCGCAGCAGACCGGGTACTGGGGGCCGCCCGACCAGCGGCCGGTCCAGGGGGCTGCCCCGGCGGGTCCCGCGTACGATGCGCCGCAGGCGCAGCAGACTCGCCCCATGCCCATCGTGCCCGAGGGACCCGCGTCCGGCGGAGACCAGGATGACGACCGGGGGGCCGCTCCGTGGAGCGGTCCCCCGTTCCGCGACGACACGCCGCACGCGCCGCCCCACCCGGCGGCCCAGCAGAATCCGGAGCCCATGCCCGACGCCCCGCAGCCGGCGCCCGCACCGCAGAAGAAGAGCGCGGGCCGTGACCTGGGCGCGGCCATAGGGGTCGGGGTCGGACTGGGTGTGGTGATCGTCGCGTCCCTGTTCTTCGTCAAGGCGGCGTTCGTCGGTGTCATAACGGTCGCGGTGGTCGTCGGGCTCTGGGAGCTGACCAGTCGGCTCCAGGAGCGCAAGGGCATCAAGGCGCCCCTGGTGCCGCTGGCGGTCGGCGGTGCCGCGATGGTCGTCGCCGGGTACGTCAGGGGCCCCGAGGGCGCCTGGGTGGCCATGGCGCTCACCGCGCTCGCCGTGCTCGTCTGGCGGATGACAGAGCCCCCCGAGGGCTACCTCAAGGACGTCACGGCCGGTGTCTTCGCCGCGTTCTACGTGCCGTTCCTCGCCACGTTCGTCGCGATGATGCTCACCGCCGACGACGGTCCCTGGCGGGTGCTGACGTTCCTGGTGCTGACCGTCGTCAGCGACACCGGCGCCTACGCCGTCGGCTGGCGCTTCGGCACCCACAAGCTCGCCCCGCGCATCAGCCCGGGAAAGACCCGCGAGGGTCTCATCGGCGCGGTCACCTTCGCCATGGTGGCCGGTGCGCTGTGCGTGCAGTTCCTGATCGACGACGGCACCTGGTGGCAGGGTCTGGTGATCGGCTTCGCGGTCGCCGCCACCGCGACCCTGGGCGACCTCGGCGAGTCCATGATCAAGCGGGACCTCGGCATCAAGGACATGGGCACGCTGCTGCCGGGCCACGGCGGCATCATGGACCGGCTCGACTCCCTGCTGCCGACGGCACCGGTGGTCTGGCTGCTCCTCGTGCTGTTCGTCGGTTCCGGCTGA